Proteins encoded in a region of the Dorea longicatena genome:
- a CDS encoding serine dehydratase subunit alpha family protein, producing MTKDNEKYQAYVQILNEELIPAMGCTEPIALAYAAAKAREVLGCLPDRVCIGASGSIIKNVKSVIVPNTNHLKGIPAAAAAGIVAGNAEKELEVISEVTEEETKEIAEFLEHTEITVEHINNGCVFDIIVEVFHGEDKAKVRIANYHTNIVRIEKNGEILLNVPVAGESEEGLTDRSLLDMKSIWDFANTVDIEDIREVIGRQIEYNSAIADEGLKGNYGANIGSVLLDTYGNDVRTRAKARAAAGSDARMNGCELPVVINAGSGNQGMTCSLPVLEYADELQSGEEKTYRALVLSNLVAIHQKTGIGRLSAYCGAVSAGAAAGAGIAYLCGGGYEEVIHTVVNALAIVSGMVCDGAKASCAAKIASSVDAGILGYNMYLRGQQFYAGDGIVTKGVEATIQNIGRLGKDGMKETNEEIIKMMISD from the coding sequence ATGACAAAAGATAATGAAAAGTATCAGGCATATGTTCAGATTTTAAATGAAGAGCTGATTCCTGCAATGGGGTGTACGGAACCGATCGCGCTGGCTTATGCGGCTGCAAAGGCAAGAGAAGTACTGGGATGTCTGCCGGACAGAGTCTGTATCGGAGCAAGCGGAAGTATCATTAAGAATGTAAAGAGTGTAATTGTGCCGAATACAAATCATTTAAAAGGAATACCGGCGGCAGCAGCAGCGGGGATTGTTGCAGGAAACGCAGAAAAAGAACTGGAAGTTATCTCCGAGGTAACAGAAGAAGAGACAAAAGAAATCGCAGAATTTCTTGAACATACAGAGATTACGGTAGAACATATCAATAACGGATGTGTATTTGATATTATTGTGGAGGTATTTCACGGGGAAGATAAGGCAAAAGTAAGAATTGCCAACTATCATACGAATATTGTAAGAATAGAAAAGAATGGAGAGATCCTGCTTAATGTACCGGTCGCAGGAGAAAGCGAAGAAGGACTGACAGACAGAAGTCTTCTGGATATGAAATCTATCTGGGATTTTGCAAATACAGTGGACATAGAAGATATCCGGGAAGTGATCGGACGTCAGATAGAATATAATTCTGCAATTGCGGATGAAGGATTGAAAGGAAATTACGGAGCAAACATCGGAAGTGTTCTTCTGGATACTTATGGAAACGATGTACGTACCAGAGCAAAAGCACGTGCGGCGGCAGGTTCCGATGCGCGTATGAACGGATGTGAGCTTCCGGTTGTGATCAATGCGGGAAGCGGTAATCAGGGAATGACCTGTTCTCTTCCGGTTCTGGAATATGCAGATGAATTACAATCCGGAGAGGAAAAGACATACCGCGCACTGGTTCTTTCGAATCTGGTCGCAATCCACCAGAAGACGGGAATCGGGCGACTGTCGGCATATTGTGGTGCAGTAAGTGCGGGTGCGGCAGCCGGAGCCGGAATAGCATATCTTTGTGGCGGTGGTTATGAAGAAGTGATCCATACAGTGGTAAATGCTCTGGCAATTGTATCCGGTATGGTATGTGATGGTGCAAAAGCATCCTGTGCTGCGAAAATCGCTTCATCTGTAGATGCCGGGATTCTTGGATATAATATGTATTTAAGAGGGCAGCAGTTCTATGCCGGTGACGGAATCGTTACAAAAGGAGTAGAGGCAACGATCCAGAATATTGGTCGTCTCGGAAAAGATGGTATGAAAGAGACTAATGAAGAGATCATCAAGATGATGATCAGTGACTAG
- the nrdD gene encoding anaerobic ribonucleoside-triphosphate reductase: MNAEIKTNVIKRNGEEVAFDLEKIINAIKGANKDVDKLHRMNEYQIMAVADNVAKKIEESTHAVNVEDIQDMVETGIMELRGYEVAQKYVRYRYKRELMRKTNTTDNGILALLDHMNEEVNQENSNKNPVINSTQRDYMAGEVSKDLSRRVLLPEEVVRAHEAGIIHFHDSDYFAQKEHNCDLINLQDMLQNGTVISETMIEKPHSFFTACNVTTQIVAQVASNQYGGQSFTLAHLAPFVDISRKKIRRNVIAEREECGEALDETIINKVTERRLREEVKSGIQTIQYQLITLMTCNGQAPFVTMFMYLDEVEEGRTRDDLAMIIEEVMIQRMQGVKNEKGVWITPAFPKLIYVLDEDNITEDSKYWHLTELAAKCTAKRMVPDYISAKIMKEMKNGEVYPCMGCRSFLTVEDSQRNPDGSHKFYGRFNQGVVTINLVDVACSSEGDMEKFWKILDERLELCHRALRCRHERLLGTVSDVAPILWQNGALARLKKGETIDKLLFNGYSTISLGYAGLYEMCVRMLGKSHTDPAARPFAMQVMQKLNDKCEEWKKAENISYSVYGTPMESTTYKFAKCLQKRFGIIKGVTDKNYITNSYHVHVSEKIDAFKKLKFEADFQKLSPGGAISYIEVPNMQNNIPAVLSVMQYIYNNIMYAELNTKSDYCECCGYDGEIQIKEDENGKLIWECPNCGNQDQDKLFVARRTCGYIGTQFWNQGRTQEIKDRVLHL; this comes from the coding sequence ATGAACGCAGAAATAAAGACGAACGTAATTAAGAGAAACGGCGAAGAGGTAGCCTTCGACCTGGAGAAGATCATTAATGCGATCAAAGGTGCAAACAAGGACGTCGATAAACTGCATCGGATGAATGAATATCAGATTATGGCAGTGGCGGACAACGTTGCAAAGAAAATTGAGGAATCCACTCATGCTGTCAATGTAGAAGATATACAGGATATGGTAGAGACTGGAATTATGGAACTGCGCGGCTATGAAGTCGCACAGAAATATGTGCGCTATCGTTATAAAAGAGAACTGATGAGAAAGACGAATACAACAGATAACGGAATTCTTGCACTTCTGGATCATATGAATGAAGAGGTGAATCAGGAGAACTCTAACAAGAATCCTGTGATCAACTCTACACAGCGTGATTATATGGCCGGAGAAGTAAGTAAGGACTTGTCAAGACGTGTCCTTCTTCCAGAAGAGGTTGTACGTGCGCATGAAGCGGGAATCATTCATTTCCATGATTCCGACTATTTCGCACAGAAAGAGCATAACTGTGACCTGATCAATCTTCAGGATATGCTTCAGAATGGAACTGTCATTAGTGAGACCATGATCGAGAAGCCGCACAGCTTCTTTACAGCATGTAATGTAACGACACAGATCGTTGCACAGGTAGCAAGTAACCAGTACGGCGGACAGTCATTTACACTGGCACATCTGGCACCGTTTGTCGATATCAGCCGTAAGAAGATCCGCAGAAATGTAATCGCAGAGCGTGAAGAATGCGGAGAAGCTTTAGATGAGACAATTATCAATAAGGTGACAGAGCGCCGTTTAAGAGAAGAAGTAAAGAGTGGTATCCAGACAATTCAGTATCAGCTTATCACATTAATGACATGTAACGGTCAGGCACCATTTGTGACGATGTTCATGTATCTGGATGAGGTAGAAGAAGGCAGAACCCGTGATGACCTGGCTATGATCATTGAAGAAGTGATGATTCAGAGAATGCAGGGAGTAAAGAATGAAAAAGGTGTATGGATCACACCGGCATTCCCGAAACTGATCTATGTACTGGATGAGGATAATATTACAGAAGATTCCAAATACTGGCATCTGACAGAACTGGCAGCAAAATGTACCGCAAAACGTATGGTACCGGACTACATCTCTGCCAAGATTATGAAAGAGATGAAGAATGGAGAAGTATATCCTTGTATGGGATGCCGTTCGTTCCTGACGGTAGAAGACAGCCAGAGAAATCCGGACGGAAGCCATAAGTTCTATGGACGTTTTAACCAGGGAGTTGTAACGATCAACTTAGTTGATGTTGCATGTTCATCAGAAGGAGATATGGAGAAATTCTGGAAGATCCTGGATGAGCGTCTGGAATTATGTCACAGAGCACTGAGATGCAGACATGAACGTCTCCTGGGAACGGTTTCCGATGTTGCTCCGATTCTGTGGCAGAACGGTGCACTTGCAAGACTGAAGAAGGGTGAGACGATCGATAAATTATTATTTAATGGTTACTCCACTATTTCGCTTGGATATGCAGGACTTTATGAGATGTGTGTACGTATGCTTGGCAAATCACATACCGATCCCGCAGCAAGACCATTTGCAATGCAGGTAATGCAGAAGTTAAATGATAAATGTGAAGAGTGGAAAAAAGCAGAGAATATCAGCTATTCTGTATACGGAACACCGATGGAATCTACCACATACAAATTTGCAAAATGTCTGCAGAAGCGTTTTGGAATCATCAAGGGTGTAACAGATAAGAATTATATTACGAACAGCTATCATGTACATGTATCAGAGAAGATTGATGCATTCAAGAAACTGAAATTCGAAGCCGATTTCCAGAAGCTTTCACCGGGTGGAGCAATCAGTTACATCGAAGTACCGAATATGCAGAACAATATTCCGGCAGTACTTTCTGTTATGCAGTATATTTACAATAACATTATGTATGCAGAGCTGAATACAAAGAGTGATTACTGTGAATGCTGTGGATATGACGGAGAGATCCAGATTAAAGAAGATGAGAATGGAAAGCTGATCTGGGAATGCCCGAACTGTGGTAATCAGGATCAGGATAAGTTATTTGTGGCAAGAAGAACCTGCGGATATATCGGAACACAGTTCTGGAATCAAGGACGTACGCAGGAGATTAAGGACAGAGTATTGCATTTGTAA
- the rd gene encoding rubredoxin, which translates to MKKYVCEPCGYEYDPAVGDPDNGIAPGTAFEDIPDDWVCPICGLGKEVFVAED; encoded by the coding sequence ATGAAAAAATATGTATGTGAACCATGTGGCTACGAATATGACCCAGCTGTAGGAGACCCGGATAACGGAATCGCACCGGGCACAGCCTTTGAAGATATTCCGGATGACTGGGTATGTCCAATCTGTGGATTAGGAAAAGAGGTATTTGTTGCAGAAGATTAA
- a CDS encoding Crp/Fnr family transcriptional regulator, giving the protein MKLQQLQIFQNLTEEELEKSLVCSQAVVKKYPKGTYIFRQGDAPLKLYFILEGMVELGSINLNGKITRSSYVTVGEEFGEVELFLRQSAYSGYAKAKSEVSVLEVSQNFFGGRCERNCVHHSKVVFNMLQLFAEKAEKCNRQIEVLTSGNLRQRVAAYLLENCDPDYRVRLHMNREDLAVYLNTTRPSLSRMLLTLQDEGIIRLVGRKVIEITDYERLQEEE; this is encoded by the coding sequence ATGAAGTTACAACAGTTACAGATATTTCAGAACCTGACAGAAGAAGAACTGGAAAAAAGTCTTGTCTGTTCACAGGCTGTAGTAAAGAAATATCCGAAAGGTACCTATATTTTCCGCCAGGGTGATGCACCGTTAAAATTATATTTCATATTGGAAGGAATGGTTGAGCTTGGCAGTATCAACCTGAATGGCAAGATTACTCGAAGCAGTTATGTTACGGTGGGTGAGGAGTTTGGCGAAGTAGAACTATTTCTGCGCCAGTCTGCTTACTCCGGTTATGCAAAAGCAAAAAGTGAAGTGTCGGTTCTGGAGGTTTCACAGAATTTCTTTGGCGGAAGATGCGAAAGAAATTGTGTACATCACAGTAAGGTTGTGTTCAATATGCTTCAGCTTTTTGCGGAAAAAGCAGAGAAATGTAACCGTCAGATAGAGGTTCTTACCAGTGGAAACTTACGTCAGCGTGTAGCGGCGTACCTGTTGGAAAACTGTGATCCGGACTACCGGGTTCGTCTGCATATGAACAGGGAAGATCTGGCAGTATATCTGAATACTACAAGACCATCTCTGTCGCGTATGCTGCTTACTTTACAGGATGAAGGTATCATCCGTCTTGTAGGCCGTAAGGTAATTGAGATCACGGATTATGAAAGGCTGCAGGAAGAAGAGTAA
- a CDS encoding bacteriohemerythrin has translation MNITFDDNLITGNKTIDSQHQELIDRIRQFVAACESSDSKIKAIKMLDYLDEYTNFHFQEEEDLQKKVSYPELAAHHAKHEEFKKSIQELYDYLNENEGPDDQFIEQVKRNVVDWLFQHIKTFDRSVAEYIHLKDNSDRL, from the coding sequence ATGAATATTACATTTGACGATAACTTAATTACAGGCAACAAGACCATCGATTCCCAGCATCAGGAACTGATTGACCGCATCCGGCAGTTCGTTGCAGCATGCGAATCCAGTGACAGTAAGATCAAAGCAATCAAAATGTTAGATTATCTTGATGAATATACGAATTTCCATTTTCAGGAAGAAGAAGATCTGCAGAAAAAAGTATCTTACCCGGAACTTGCCGCACATCATGCCAAACATGAAGAATTCAAGAAATCCATTCAGGAATTATATGATTATCTTAATGAAAACGAAGGACCTGATGATCAGTTTATCGAACAGGTAAAGCGCAATGTCGTAGACTGGCTGTTCCAGCATATCAAGACTTTTGACCGGTCTGTAGCAGAATATATTCATTTGAAAGATAATTCTGATCGATTATAG
- a CDS encoding DMT family transporter has protein sequence MNQKLTKYAWLLPFFSGICWGAAGIFVRTLEHDGLDNFSIISFRMLLAALITGIWILFYNRHLFYVHRRDFWLFIGSGMIGMTALSVFYNISVTKGSLALSAVLLAMSPVFVLFLAAIFFHEPVTRHKLTCVTLALIGCVLVSGVLESNGLSWSITGILCGILASFFYAVYGIISKKVTQKGYHFLTITFYGTLFSGMTMLPFSNIHSLSGMIVSGQRTTFFILVIHALVSSVLPYALYSLSMRYMEAGKASILASSEPAAAMLFGAVLYAETPGILSICGLCFTITAVILLNYERN, from the coding sequence ATGAATCAGAAACTTACCAAATACGCCTGGTTACTGCCATTTTTCTCCGGCATCTGCTGGGGTGCTGCCGGAATCTTTGTCCGTACACTGGAACACGATGGGCTCGACAACTTTTCCATCATTAGTTTCCGGATGTTGCTTGCAGCTCTGATCACTGGCATATGGATTCTATTCTATAACCGACATTTATTTTATGTACATCGGCGTGACTTCTGGCTTTTTATCGGAAGCGGCATGATCGGCATGACCGCCCTCAGTGTCTTTTATAATATTTCCGTTACGAAAGGATCTCTTGCACTTTCTGCCGTGTTACTTGCCATGTCTCCAGTCTTTGTTCTGTTTCTGGCTGCTATATTCTTCCATGAACCAGTAACCAGACACAAACTGACCTGTGTAACACTCGCACTCATTGGCTGTGTACTGGTAAGCGGAGTACTGGAAAGCAATGGACTTTCCTGGAGCATAACAGGAATTCTCTGCGGAATTCTGGCAAGCTTTTTCTATGCTGTATATGGAATCATAAGCAAAAAAGTCACACAAAAAGGATATCATTTCCTGACGATTACTTTTTACGGCACACTCTTTTCCGGCATGACAATGCTGCCTTTCAGTAATATACACTCTTTAAGCGGTATGATTGTCTCAGGGCAAAGGACCACCTTTTTTATCCTGGTTATTCATGCGCTGGTATCATCCGTCCTGCCTTATGCACTATATTCTTTATCCATGCGCTATATGGAGGCCGGCAAGGCATCGATTCTCGCTTCCAGCGAACCTGCCGCCGCCATGTTATTCGGAGCGGTACTCTATGCCGAAACACCAGGTATTCTTTCCATCTGTGGACTTTGTTTTACAATTACTGCTGTAATATTATTAAATTATGAAAGGAATTGA
- a CDS encoding PD-(D/E)XK nuclease family transposase, which yields MTNKLQQYFPMIRTREEVLNEIESKSRLKNLFYEWTEENQNEFLDFCTGVKGIKIMYDFMIKEILNPENTPERVNELLTLLLGQRVRIVDVLPNDGTRLADESTLLITDMVVQLEDGSIANLEIQKIGYYFPGERSACYSADLLLRQYKRVRGIKGKRFSYRDIKQVYTIVLFEKSPTEFQKFSNNYIHRFMQKSDTGVNINLLQEYLFIPLDIFKKNQQNENRSVKIENRLEAWLAFFCMDDPETIIEIIEKYPDFKEMYEQAYDVCRNIEEVMQMFSKELLELDRNTVKLMIDDMQKEIDCQREQLSQKDEEMLEMRKEIQRLQQLLDKK from the coding sequence ATGACAAACAAACTTCAACAGTATTTCCCGATGATTCGGACAAGGGAGGAGGTGTTGAATGAGATTGAAAGTAAAAGCAGATTAAAAAATTTATTTTATGAGTGGACAGAGGAAAATCAAAATGAATTTCTGGATTTTTGTACCGGAGTGAAAGGTATAAAAATCATGTATGATTTCATGATAAAAGAAATTCTGAATCCGGAGAATACACCGGAGAGGGTAAATGAATTACTCACACTGCTTCTTGGACAAAGAGTGAGAATCGTAGATGTATTACCAAATGACGGGACAAGATTAGCGGATGAATCTACGCTTCTTATTACAGATATGGTGGTGCAACTGGAAGATGGAAGTATTGCGAATCTGGAAATTCAGAAAATCGGATATTATTTTCCGGGAGAAAGAAGTGCCTGTTACTCGGCGGATCTGTTGCTTCGGCAGTATAAGAGAGTGAGAGGAATCAAAGGAAAACGATTCTCTTACAGAGATATCAAACAGGTGTACACGATCGTGTTATTCGAAAAAAGTCCAACCGAATTCCAGAAATTTTCCAATAATTATATCCATCGGTTTATGCAAAAATCTGATACAGGGGTAAATATAAATTTATTACAGGAATATCTGTTCATACCTCTTGACATATTCAAAAAGAATCAGCAAAATGAAAATAGAAGTGTAAAAATAGAAAATCGGCTGGAGGCATGGCTTGCATTTTTCTGCATGGATGATCCGGAGACAATTATAGAAATTATAGAGAAATATCCGGATTTTAAAGAAATGTATGAACAGGCTTATGATGTCTGCCGGAATATCGAAGAGGTGATGCAGATGTTTTCGAAAGAATTGCTGGAGTTAGACAGGAATACAGTAAAGCTGATGATTGATGATATGCAGAAGGAGATAGACTGCCAGAGAGAGCAGTTGAGTCAGAAGGATGAGGAGATGTTAGAAATGAGGAAAGAAATACAACGATTACAGCAGCTATTGGATAAAAAATAG
- a CDS encoding ABC transporter ATP-binding protein, translating to MKEILKVNNLIKKFPKAGGEIDDADAISVLKGINFDVEQGEYVGIMGKSGCGKTTLLKILGFMDQQTDGDVIFDGANTNELWKEELTDIRRRKIGFVFQDFNLMDSLSVKENIMLPVLLDKKEQKECEEKAEALEKQFGIEHLQEKNPYELSGGERQRVAICRALINDPSIIFADEPTGNLDSKSGKVVAEEFRKINEELGKTLLMVTHDPQMASRCKRVIFLKDGYVMNDVRKEGTEEEFYRTIIGEMEKF from the coding sequence ATGAAAGAAATATTAAAGGTAAATAACCTGATCAAGAAATTTCCAAAAGCCGGTGGGGAGATTGATGATGCGGATGCGATTTCGGTACTGAAAGGCATTAACTTTGATGTAGAACAGGGAGAGTACGTCGGAATTATGGGAAAATCCGGCTGTGGAAAGACAACACTTCTGAAGATCCTGGGATTTATGGATCAGCAGACGGACGGAGATGTGATCTTTGACGGTGCGAATACGAATGAGCTGTGGAAAGAAGAACTTACGGATATCAGACGTAGAAAGATCGGATTTGTATTCCAGGATTTTAATCTGATGGACAGTCTTTCGGTAAAAGAAAATATCATGCTTCCGGTATTGCTGGATAAAAAGGAACAGAAAGAATGTGAAGAGAAAGCGGAAGCATTGGAAAAGCAGTTTGGGATTGAACATCTTCAGGAAAAGAATCCTTATGAACTGTCCGGCGGTGAGCGGCAGAGAGTGGCAATCTGCAGGGCGCTGATCAATGATCCGAGTATCATATTTGCAGATGAGCCGACGGGAAACCTCGACTCAAAATCCGGAAAAGTTGTTGCGGAGGAATTCCGGAAAATCAATGAGGAGTTAGGGAAGACCCTTCTGATGGTAACGCATGATCCACAGATGGCAAGCCGGTGTAAGAGAGTGATATTTCTGAAAGACGGATATGTGATGAATGATGTGAGAAAAGAGGGCACGGAAGAAGAATTTTACAGAACGATCATTGGGGAGATGGAGAAGTTTTAA
- a CDS encoding ABC transporter permease, translating into MNKTEKRMKIFTLIMQVIIQAVLLFPWMNMGTWKCNVPGYLIKLAASGDGMSYIKKSLKPLGVLDGADEQMMVQILMLFICELVMVLVIQVIGIVNLILALSNHHKLLLDIMSLIAGCMISFLGADGAVFSDPLSQVYPFLLVVLLVINLIGAKLIDSWQEEKKIQEEVKAREKNYKEEKKKHLEFSGKYPKGFYTALWKNFKSSKRDFIVYVSMNLLPATLIFSGVGMAQMLAPFNKEGNILTGHGITAILLEFLIVSLIASLMLMITNLLSYFRKRMRNYSIFSTLGMRKSTLYEVLGAEIVAGILGMLIGGACIGSVILCIIRRIFMARSGVGAQPAKITGFTYLIASLILIGISGIGLMILRDFFLYRELKKMQLGDVEKEKMPEKRIGLWLTIGLVIVVFGIVNFGMRKNAEGLRILLFIFLGIYLAEKFGFGLFLKVRKHKKSYYAKLIPYNSFYYRFKSTFRYVYVISLIPVLILFLFGKDMISAKIAQKPEGLFPYDFVCMATEADETFWKQLQEKYDVKFQEYPMVRVTNVDNSEKLDDARVVIMPQGQHIGISETTYKELNKALGKKSEKMNLSADGKEIYIIYQQDKSTKAHPLDYLNSRKEPYLHIGQPIESYGFLDREKIYPTRTVKGEKMDILTGAFRQGSEENLVVFSDEYFEKVQDDWKKYNWITGDPVEEGEAEEGVTIHHWPTKLVLLNVKNVDYQKIEKELQAFRKVHKEDERFDKDVLSCYSKRTSMEQIESERFMTTVVDIFIMGAFLLGSVLVIYLKYESEMTDKKKRNHFLTCIGMSSKEREKLIRTETGIFFWIPAAVAVVMVPVLTGEIWNMREYTKADCVHYLRYLLIFAVIYLVVQGIGVKVIEQYTIRKVEGKHERNIKGK; encoded by the coding sequence ATGAATAAGACGGAAAAGAGAATGAAGATATTCACGCTGATCATGCAGGTGATCATCCAGGCGGTGCTATTATTTCCGTGGATGAACATGGGGACATGGAAATGCAATGTGCCGGGATATCTGATAAAATTGGCTGCTTCGGGCGATGGGATGAGTTACATAAAGAAAAGTCTGAAGCCTTTGGGAGTACTGGACGGTGCAGATGAACAGATGATGGTTCAGATACTGATGCTGTTCATCTGTGAACTGGTAATGGTACTGGTAATCCAGGTGATAGGAATTGTGAATCTAATACTGGCTTTAAGCAATCACCATAAACTGCTTCTGGATATCATGTCACTGATCGCAGGATGTATGATATCATTTCTTGGGGCAGATGGGGCAGTATTTTCAGATCCGCTGTCACAGGTGTATCCATTTTTACTGGTAGTGCTTCTGGTGATCAATTTGATCGGTGCGAAGCTGATTGATTCGTGGCAGGAAGAGAAAAAGATACAGGAAGAAGTTAAAGCCAGAGAGAAAAATTACAAAGAAGAAAAGAAAAAGCATCTGGAATTTTCGGGGAAGTATCCGAAAGGATTCTATACGGCCCTGTGGAAGAATTTTAAAAGTTCAAAAAGAGATTTTATTGTTTACGTAAGTATGAACCTGCTTCCGGCGACGCTGATATTTTCCGGAGTCGGAATGGCACAGATGCTGGCACCATTTAATAAAGAAGGAAATATACTGACGGGGCATGGAATCACGGCAATTCTGCTGGAATTCCTGATCGTGAGTCTGATCGCATCGCTGATGCTGATGATCACGAATCTGTTGTCATATTTCAGAAAACGGATGAGAAATTACAGTATATTTTCGACTCTGGGAATGCGGAAGTCTACACTTTATGAAGTGCTTGGAGCAGAGATTGTGGCTGGAATTCTGGGAATGCTGATCGGGGGAGCCTGCATCGGAAGTGTGATCTTGTGTATCATCCGCAGAATCTTCATGGCAAGATCCGGAGTGGGAGCACAGCCGGCGAAGATTACAGGATTCACATATTTGATTGCAAGTCTTATCCTGATCGGAATATCCGGGATTGGACTGATGATCCTGCGGGATTTCTTCCTGTACAGGGAACTAAAAAAAATGCAGCTGGGCGATGTGGAAAAGGAGAAGATGCCGGAAAAACGGATCGGTCTGTGGCTTACAATTGGCCTGGTCATTGTGGTATTTGGAATCGTGAATTTCGGAATGCGGAAGAATGCCGAAGGGTTAAGGATACTTTTATTTATCTTCCTGGGCATTTATCTGGCGGAAAAGTTTGGATTTGGATTGTTCCTGAAAGTGCGGAAGCATAAAAAGAGTTATTATGCAAAGTTGATCCCATATAATTCGTTTTATTACCGTTTCAAGAGTACATTCCGTTATGTGTACGTGATCAGTCTTATACCGGTACTGATATTGTTCTTATTTGGAAAAGATATGATCTCAGCGAAGATCGCGCAAAAGCCGGAAGGACTGTTCCCGTATGATTTTGTATGTATGGCAACGGAAGCGGATGAGACATTCTGGAAACAGCTGCAGGAAAAATATGACGTGAAATTCCAGGAGTATCCGATGGTACGCGTGACGAATGTGGATAATTCGGAAAAGCTGGATGATGCCAGAGTAGTGATCATGCCGCAGGGACAGCATATAGGCATCTCGGAGACGACGTATAAAGAACTGAATAAGGCACTTGGAAAGAAAAGTGAAAAAATGAATCTATCTGCTGACGGAAAGGAAATCTATATTATTTACCAACAGGACAAGAGTACGAAGGCACATCCACTGGATTACCTGAATTCGAGAAAAGAGCCGTACCTGCACATCGGACAGCCGATAGAATCTTATGGATTTCTTGATCGGGAAAAGATCTATCCGACACGAACCGTAAAGGGGGAAAAGATGGATATCCTGACAGGTGCATTTCGGCAGGGAAGTGAGGAGAATCTGGTTGTATTTTCGGATGAATATTTTGAAAAGGTTCAGGACGACTGGAAGAAATATAATTGGATCACCGGAGATCCGGTTGAGGAGGGTGAAGCAGAAGAAGGAGTGACGATCCATCACTGGCCGACAAAGCTTGTCCTTTTGAATGTGAAAAATGTAGATTATCAGAAGATAGAAAAAGAGCTCCAGGCTTTTCGGAAGGTACATAAAGAGGATGAAAGATTTGACAAGGATGTATTATCCTGCTATTCCAAACGTACATCGATGGAACAGATTGAAAGCGAACGCTTTATGACAACGGTAGTAGATATATTTATCATGGGAGCATTTCTGCTGGGAAGCGTTCTGGTCATTTACTTGAAATATGAATCTGAGATGACGGACAAGAAGAAGCGGAATCATTTCTTAACCTGTATTGGAATGAGCTCGAAAGAAAGAGAAAAGCTGATCCGGACAGAGACGGGAATCTTTTTCTGGATCCCTGCAGCAGTTGCGGTTGTTATGGTGCCGGTGTTAACCGGGGAGATATGGAACATGCGGGAATATACGAAGGCTGACTGTGTACATTATCTGCGATATCTGTTGATCTTTGCAGTTATATATCTTGTAGTGCAGGGCATCGGTGTAAAGGTGATTGAGCAGTATACAATAAGAAAGGTAGAAGGAAAGCATGAAAGAAATATTAAAGGTAAATAA